In the Halichoerus grypus chromosome 4, mHalGry1.hap1.1, whole genome shotgun sequence genome, one interval contains:
- the LOC118527162 gene encoding uncharacterized protein LOC118527162 isoform X2, with protein sequence MFTRQMESEAGRGLKTKVTSNTPENFIGSTSKIYSEFRKFFRQKEYETNHKLGSTSRNEEHWKWNQARRLYTHAGAPLNKKKLQQENFHYVLLTRSVALETERNSSPACCPLLPVFPTPQI encoded by the exons ATGTTTACCCGGCAAATGGAATCCGAAGCTGGGAGAGGCTTGAAGACAAAG GTTACATCAAATACACCTGAAAATTTCATTGGCTCTACatctaaaatatattcagaatttaggaagttcttcaggcaaaAGGAATATGAGACCAACCATAAACTTGGATCTACATCAAGAAATGAAGAGCATTGGAAGTGGAATCAAGCAAg ACGACTGTATACACATGCTGGGGCTCCCTTGAATAAGAAAAAACTACAGCAGGAGAACTTTCACTACGTGCTTCTCACTCGCTCTGTGGCGCTGGAAACAGAACGGAACTCCTCCCCTGCGTGCTGCCCACTGCTACCAGTCTTTCCCACACCCCAGATATGA
- the LOC118527162 gene encoding uncharacterized protein LOC118527162 isoform X1, protein MFHCLKGLQSVAVKRMFTRQMESEAGRGLKTKVTSNTPENFIGSTSKIYSEFRKFFRQKEYETNHKLGSTSRNEEHWKWNQARRLYTHAGAPLNKKKLQQENFHYVLLTRSVALETERNSSPACCPLLPVFPTPQI, encoded by the exons GGTCTTCAAAGTGTAGCCGTTAAAAGAATGTTTACCCGGCAAATGGAATCCGAAGCTGGGAGAGGCTTGAAGACAAAG GTTACATCAAATACACCTGAAAATTTCATTGGCTCTACatctaaaatatattcagaatttaggaagttcttcaggcaaaAGGAATATGAGACCAACCATAAACTTGGATCTACATCAAGAAATGAAGAGCATTGGAAGTGGAATCAAGCAAg ACGACTGTATACACATGCTGGGGCTCCCTTGAATAAGAAAAAACTACAGCAGGAGAACTTTCACTACGTGCTTCTCACTCGCTCTGTGGCGCTGGAAACAGAACGGAACTCCTCCCCTGCGTGCTGCCCACTGCTACCAGTCTTTCCCACACCCCAGATATGA
- the LOC118527162 gene encoding uncharacterized protein LOC118527162 isoform X3 produces the protein MFHCLKGLQSVAVKRMFTRQMESEAGRGLKTKVTSNTPENFIGSTSKIYSEFRKFFRQKEYETNHKLGSTSRNEEHWKWNQARIIVRIQ, from the exons GGTCTTCAAAGTGTAGCCGTTAAAAGAATGTTTACCCGGCAAATGGAATCCGAAGCTGGGAGAGGCTTGAAGACAAAG GTTACATCAAATACACCTGAAAATTTCATTGGCTCTACatctaaaatatattcagaatttaggaagttcttcaggcaaaAGGAATATGAGACCAACCATAAACTTGGATCTACATCAAGAAATGAAGAGCATTGGAAGTGGAATCAAGCAAg GATTATCGTAAGGattcaataa